In Cryptomeria japonica chromosome 10, Sugi_1.0, whole genome shotgun sequence, a genomic segment contains:
- the LOC131077474 gene encoding aspartic proteinase nepenthesin-1: protein MGGRAWRTHTMIIVVLQLLCFIPTMVYSSFPSDGARDHQVMGFRVNMKHIDSQEISLLKRSQSAVERSKKRAGCISATLGQKQIEKHGNAKGYGSPVHVGNGEFLIEIGYGSPAIKSEGVLDTGSDIIWTQCFPCRKCYRQSVPLFDPKKSSTFSKLGCKDFFCTSALGPGQPGCNKKSGNCEFANAYSDGSKTRGYLVKDTLTLGNGSTISHAGFGCGIENNVAPTFQGKLTGIVGMGRGPLSLASQVGAYLGKKRFSYCFLSYDKYFGGPPKTSPLFFGQLADLIDKSPVQTMKFVKNELLPPFYYIPLTGIAVGGKGVKIPARIFNVKEDGSGGVIIDSGTSLIQLAEGAYTPLADAIRAGINLRPVDGSSVGLDLCYAVKAGSALPRVPSLTFVFEGRLKYKFPLENYFRQASDDLFCLAIIPLPPDSTSASVFGNIAQQNFHILYDDDSSTLSFQSVACDSL from the coding sequence ATGGGGGGAAGAGCATGGCGTACACATACGATGATAATAGTAGTGTTACAACTACTTTGCTTTATACCCACCATGGTGTACTCCTCTTTTCCTAGTGATGGTGCTAGAGATCATCAGGTCATGGGTTTTAGGGTTAACATGAAGCACATAGACTCTCAAGAGATCTCCTTGTTAAAACGTTCTCAATCTGCTGTGGAGAGAAGCAAGAAGCGAGCTGGATGCATATCAGCGACACTAGGCCAAAAGCAGATAGAAAAACATGGGAATGCGAAGGGATATGGAAGCCCAGTTCATGTGGGCAATGGAGAATTTCtaatagagataggatatggaagTCCAGCGATAAAGTCCGAGGGGGTGCTGGACACGGGGTCTGATATCATATGGACGCAATGCTTTCCATGCAGGAAATGCTACAGACAATCTGTCCCACTCTTTGACCCAAAGAAATCATCAACATTCTCCAAGCTTGGGTGCAAAGATTTCTTCTGCACCAGCGCATTGGGACCTGGGCAACCAGGGTGCAATAAGAAATCGGGAAATTGTGAGTTCGCCAATGCTTATTCTGACGGCTCTAAAACCAGAGGCTATCTCGTCAAAGACACATTGACGTTGGGGAATGGATCCACCATTTCTCATGCAGGCTTTGGATGTGGGATTGAAAACAACGTGGCACCAACTTTTCAAGGGAAGTTGACGGGCATTGTGGGCATGGGAAGAGGCCCTCTCTCGTTAGCCTCACAGGTGGGGGCCTATTTGGGCAAGAAGAGATTCTCCTACTGTTTCTTGTCTTATGATAAGTACTTCGGTGGGCCTCCCAAAACCAGTCCTTTGTTCTTCGGCCAACTTGCTGATCTAATCGACAAGAGCCCAGTTCAGACCATGAAGTTCGTCAAGAACGAACTTTTGCCACCCTTCTATTACATTCCTCTCACAGGAATAGCTGTGGGAGGGAAAGGTGTGAAGATTCCTGCTCGGATTTTCAATGTGAAGGAGGATGGAAGTGGCGGTGTGATTATTGATAGTGGGACTTCGCTTATACAGCTTGCTGAGGGTGCTTACACTCCTTTGGCGGATGCCATTCGGGCAGGTATAAATCTGAGGCCTGTGGATGGGTCTTCTGTTGGCCTTGATCTCTGCTACGCTGTCAAGGCAGGATCCGCTTTGCCTAGAGTTCCTTCGCTTACTTTTGTATTTGAGGGTCGCCTGAAATATAAGTTTCCCTTGGAGAATTACTTTAGACAGGCAAGTGATGATCTGTTTTGCCTTGCCATCATTCCCCTGCCACCGGATTCGACTTCTGCTTCAGTGTTTGGCAACATTGCTCAGCAGAACTTTCACATCCTCTATGACGATGACTCCTCCACTCTCTCCTTCCAATCTGTTGCCTGTGATTCTCTCTAG
- the LOC131077473 gene encoding aspartic proteinase nepenthesin-1: MVYSSGDNPGEQVMGFRVNMRHIDCYERSLSKRTQSAVERSKRQAEMISATLRRKQMEIHASVDAAGDLKTPVHVGNGEFLMEIGYGSPAIVSKAVVDTGSEFIWTQCQPCKQCYNQSVPFYDPSKSSTFSQLACNDSLCKSALQAGQARCKVQTSDCLYDSTYASSKTSSKGYFVYDTLTFGGGANLPQVGFGCGNENTGGPVFQGDVTGIVGMGRGPLSLISQVGASLGKKRFSYCFLSYDKYFGGPPKTSPLLFGQLAVLNEKTQVQTVKFVKNDKLSLFYYIPITSIAVGGKDVDIPAGTFDVKEDGSGGMIIDSGTSLLQLVEAAYTPLAGAFKAGINLTAVDGSSIGLDLCYAVKSGSSPPSVPSLTFNFEGDVKYEFPTENYFRQSSDELFCLAVVSVKGQGQSSVLGNIAQQNFHILYDEDSASLSFQTAQCDSV; encoded by the coding sequence ATGGTATACTCCTCTGGTGATAATCCTGGAGAGCAGGTCATGGGTTTTAGGGTTAACATGAGGCACATAGACTGCTATGAGAGGTCCTTGTCAAAGCGTACTCAATCTGCTGTGGAGAGAAGCAAGAGGCAAGCTGAAATGATATCAGCAACACTAAGGCGCAAGCAGATGGAGATACATGCGAGCGTGGATGCAGCAGGTGACCTCAAAACGCCGGTTCATGTGGGCAATGGAGAATTTCTAATGGAGATTGGATATGGAAGCCCAGCGATAGTGTCCAAGGCCGTGGTGGACACGGGGTCCGAATTCATATGGACGCAATGCCAACCATGCAAGCAATGCTACAATCAATCTGTCCCATTCTACGACCCCTCCAAATCATCAACATTCTCCCAGCTTGCCTGCAATGATTCCTTGTGCAAAAGCGCCTTGCAAGCTGGACAAGCGCGATGCAAAGTCCAAACTAGTGATTGTCTGTATGACTCTACTTATGCTAGCAGCAAAACTTCAAGCAAAGGTTATTTTGTCTATGACACATTGACGTTTGGGGGTGGTGCCAATCTTCCTCAGGTGGGCTTTGGATGTGGGAATGAAAACACCGGGGGGCCGGTTTTCCAAGGTGATGTGACGGGCATTGTGGGAATGGGAAGAGGCCCTCTCTCGCTCATCTCACAGGTGGGGGCCTCTCTGGGCAAGAAGAGattttcctattgtttcttgtcCTATGATAAGTACTTCGGTGGCCCTCCTAAAACCAGTCCTTTGCTCTTCGGCCAACTTGCTGTTCTAAACGAAAAGACCCAAGTCCAGACCGTGAAGTTCGTCAAGAATGATAAGTTGTCTCTCTTCTATTACATCCCCATAACTTCAATAGCTGTGGGAGGGAAAGATGTGGATATTCCTGCTGGGACTTTTGATGTGAAAGAGGATGGAAGTGGTGGCATGATTATTGATAGTGGGACCTCGCTTTTACAGCTTGTGGAGGCCGCTTATACTCCATTGGCGGGTGCTTTCAAGGCAGGTATAAATCTGACTGCTGTGGATGGGTCTTCTATTGGGCTTGATCTCTGCTATGCTGTCAAGTCCGGCTCCTCTCCACCTTCTGTTCCTTCGCTCACTTTCAACTTTGAGGGTGATGTGAAATATGAGTTTCCCACGGAGAACTACTTTAGACAGTCAAGTGATGAACTATTTTGCCTGGCTGTCGTCTCTGTGAAGGGGCAAGGGCAAAGTTCGGTGTTGGGCAACATTGCGCAGCAGAACTTCCATATTCTCTATGATGAGGACTCTGCCTCTCTCTCCTTCCAAACTGCACAGTGTGATTCTGTCTAG